A window of Streptomyces sp. Je 1-332 genomic DNA:
TGCAGCTCGCGTCGGACGACCGGCGCGGTGCCGTGCGGACCCTGGAGTCGGTGCCCGAGGCCTCGATCCACTACACGGCGGCCCGGGTGGCCGCCGTGCGGGCGAGGCTGCGGCACCGAATGACGCCGGGCACCGCGCCGTCGCCCGGTGGCCGTCTCGGCGACTTCCTCGACGACCTGACGGCCTCTGCGGGCCAGGTGGAGGCCCTCGCGGGCTTCGGCCTGGACGCGGTGCGTCGCGAGCGACTGTCCACCGAGGTCCTTGGTACCGCGTTGGACTGGGTACTCTCCGGTAGGCACCCTGGTCACGCCTCCGCCCCGCCGGCAGCACCCGCTGCACCGGCAGGCGGTTCGCGGACCGTGCTGCTCGGCAGCGACCTCGACGAGCGGGGCCTCCGGTTCGGCCTGGAGCGCTCGTACCGAACGCTTGCCCGGCTCGCACAGGGTGGCGAGGAAAGGATCGAACTGGTGGAGCGGGCCAACCGTTTCCGCCCTCGGACGTGGGTGTGAAGATGTCGCAGATGCACCAGCAGACTGCCGGGGCAGGTTCCACGTGCCCCGGCTGCGAAGAGCCGCTGGAATCGGGTGACCTGTTCTGCGGGGCGTGCGGGTACGACCTGTCGGCGCAGCCGGCCGGGTCCAACGACCGTCCCACCGTCGCGATGAACGGCTCGTCGGCCGCGCCACCGCCGGACGCGTCGTCGCAGTGGCCCATCGCCCCGGACGTGGACAGCTCCGACATGCCGGTGCCCGCGCACCTGCCCACCGACCTGCCGGTCACGGAGTCGTCGGGCGGCGAGCGCTCCCCGAACGCGGGGGACGCACGGGCCGCGCAGGGCCCTCGGGGCGCTCAGGCCGCTCAGGGCGCTCAGGGCGCGAGGGAGGTGCGCACCGACGCCCCCGCCGCGCGCCCCGCCGAGCCGGACGAGTACCCCCTGCCGGCTCCCGGCGCCCCCGCTCCCGGCGCCCCGGCCCCGGAGCTCGCCGACCCGCGTACGGCCCTGCCCGACCCCACGCCGCCCGCGGGCACCAAGCTCTGCGTGGCGTGCCGTTCGGGCCGTGTGGACCCGGACGGCTACTGCGAGAACTGCGGGCACGCGCAGCCGCGCGAGCGCGACCACATGGAGCAGGAGCTCGACGCGGTCGCGGCGGTCAGCGACCGGGGCCTTCGCCACCACCGCAACGAGGACGCGTTCGCCATCTCGTCGACCGCGCTGCCGGACGGGTCCCCCGCCGTCGTCGCGATCGTCTGCGACGGTGTCTCGTCCGCGACCCGCCCCGACGAGGCCTCGCTCGCCGCCTCACGCGCGGCCAACGAATCGCTGCTCGCCGCCCTGCCGCGCGGCACGCACCCGCAGCAGGCCATGCACGACGCGATCCTCGCGGCCTCCGACGCCGTCAACGCCCTTGCCGCGGAGCCCACTCGGGCCAGGGAGCACTCCCCGCACCAGAACGCCCCCGCGTGCACCATCGTCGGCTCGATCGTCGCCGGCGATCTGCTGGTCGTCGGCTGGGTCGGCGACAGCCGCGCCTACTGGGTCCCCGACGACCGCAGCGGTCCGACGGCCCGCCTCACCGAGGACGACTCGTGGGCGGCGCAGATGGTGGCCGCGGGTCTGATGAACGAGGCGGAGGCGTACGCCGACGAGCGCGCGCACGCCATCACGGGCTGGCTCGGCGCCGACGCGTACGAACTGGAGCCGCACACCGCTTCCTTCAAGCCGGACCGTGCGGGTGTAGTGGTGGTGTGCACGGACGGGCTGTGGAACTACGCGGAAGCGGTGGACGAGATGGCACGCGCCGTACCCGCCGATTCCGCCGAGCGCCCGCTGCACAGCGCCCAGGTCCTGGTCGGCCACGCGCTGGACGGCGGGGGCCACGACAACGTAACAGTGGCGATTCTGCCGTTCCGTGTCGTGCCGCAAGGGGCAGGATCCGCCTAGTGAAGGCCCCCGCAACGGGGGCCGGCCACGCGCACTTGTCACCCACCGGCTTGGGGAAGCCGGTGGGAACGTCTAGGGGGAGCAGGGAACCATGGCCAATTTCTCGAAGTCGAACGTGCCGCAGTTCTCGGTCGACGTCTACCAGAACGAGTACCTCCCGGAGGGCGGCCGCGAGGTCAACGCGATCGCCACGGTGACCTCGACGGGCGGCGGCACGGTGGGGGCCGCGGTGAGCGCCCCGCACCTCTACTCGGCGGGGCAGACCCCGGACGCGGCCGTGGCGATCATGGTCGACTGTTCCGGCTCGATGGACTACCCGCCCACGAAGATGCGCGGCGCCCGTGACGCCACGGCCGCCGCCATCGACGCCGTACGTGACGGAGTCCACTTCGCGGTGATCGGCGGCACCCATGTCGCCAAGGAGGTCTATCCGGGAGACGGCCGCCTCGCGGTCGCCGACTCACGGACCCGGGACCAGGCCAAGCAGGCGCTGCGCAAGCTCAGCGCGGGCGGCGGCACGGCCATCGGCACGTGGCTGCGGCTTGCCGACCGGCTCCTGTCCTCGGCCGACGTCTCCATACGGCACGGAATCGTGCTCACGGACGGCCGCAATGAACACGAGTCACCTGAGGATCTGCAGGCCTCACTCGACGCCTGCGCGGGCCGCTTCACCTGCGACGCGCGTGGCGTGGGCACCGACTGGGAGGTCAAGGAGGTCACCGGCATCGCATCGGCGCTGCTCGGCACCGCGGACATCGTCGCCGACCCCTCGGGGCTCTCCGCCGACTTCACGCAGATGATGGAGGCGGCGATGGGCAAGGAGGTCGCCGACGTCAGCCTGCGGCTGTGGACACCGCTGGGCGCGGAGATCAAGTTCGTCAAGCAAGTGGCGCCCACGGTCGAGGAGTTGACCGAGCGTCGTACGGAGGCGGGACCGCGCGCCGGCGACTATCCCACCGGGTCCTGGGGCGACGAGTCCCGCGATTACCACATCTGCGTCGAGGTGCCGAACGCCGAGCTCGGCCAGGAGATGCTCGCGGCCCGCGTCTCGCTGATCGTGCCGCAGCCGGACGGCAGCGCCCAGACGCTCTCCCAGGGGCTCGTGCGGGCCGTGTGGACGGATGACATGTCCGCTTCGACGTCGATCAACCCGCAGGTGGCGCACTACACGGGCCAGGCGGAACTGGCCCAGGTGATCCAGCAGGGCCTCGACGCACGCAAGTCGGGAGATATGGACGGAGCGACGGCCAAGCTGGGCCGCGCCGTTCAGCTCGCCAGCGCCTCGGGCAACGAGGACACCGCGAAGCTGCTTTCGAAGGTGGTGGACGTGGTCGACGCCGTGGCAGGTACTGTTCGATTGAAGGCGAGGGTCGCCGAGGCCGACGAGATGACTCTCGAGACGCGGTCCACGAAGACCGTTCGCGTGAAGAAGTAGCACCGCTCAAAACAGCACCGCTCAAAACAGCACCGCCCGAAATCATCACTAGCCCCACAGCAGCACGTACGGCCCTCAGGGCCGGAGAAGGAGAGGGGGAAGCGCCGACATGCCGACCTGCCCGAACGGACACCAGTCGGGTTCCGACGACTGGTGCGAGGTCTGCGGTCACCGCATGGCCGGTGCCGTACCGCCGCCTCCCCCGCCGCCCCCGGGCGCGCCCGGTTACGGCTATCCGCCGCCGCCCGGCCCCGGCCAGGACGCCGGGTACGGATATCCCCAGCAGAACCAGGGACGCCCGCACCTGTCGTCCGTGCCGGACCAGGCCGCCGAGGCCGAGCTCTGCCCGCAGTGCCGCACGCCCCGCGAGGCGAACGCGCCGTTCTGCGAGGAGTGCCGCTGGAACTTCCTGACGAACACGGCGACCTCGTACACCCCGGCCGCCCCGCACCCGCCGAACCCGGCGCAGCAGTTCCAGCAGCCGCCCGGCCAGCCCCACGGCACCCAGCCGGGCCAGCAGCCCCACGGCACCCAGCCCGGCCAGGACCCGTTCGGCTACCAGGGCTCGCGGCCCTCGCAGATGAACAGGCCCGCCGAGCCGATCCCGCCGTTCGGCAACGGCAACCCGTCCGGTCAGGTGCCTCCGCCGTACGGCGGCGAAGCACCCCCGCCGCCCTACAGCGGTGACCCGTCGGGTCCGCCCCCGCAGGCGTTCCAGCAGCAGGGTCCGCCGGCTCCGCCCGCGTTCCCGCAGGAGACGGGGACTCCGCCGCCTCCCGGCCCGGGTCCCTCGGGTCCCGGCGGTCCGTCCTTCGGCGGCGGTGGCGACGACTGGGTGCTCCCGCCGCCCTCGACGTCCGCTCCGGGTCCCGGCGCACCGCAGGCTCCCGAGCAGGGCGAGTGGGGCCAGCAGCAGCCGGGCCAGCAGCAGCCTCAGCAGACACAGGCGCCGCAGGGCCCTCCCGGCTATCAGGCGGTACCGGGGCCGAGCACCGGCACGGTCTCCTGGTCGGCGACGATCGGTCCCGACCGCGAGTACTTCATGGCGATGATGCACCGTAGCGGTCCCGAGGCGTCGGGCCTGAACCTGCCCGCGTACTCGCCCGAGCAGCAGCGCCCGCTGGCCGGCAACCAGATCACCATCGGCCGCCGCCGGCACTCCACCGGCGACACCCCGGACATCGACCTGTCGGTGCCGCCGGAGGACCCGGGCGTCTCGCACCAGCACGCGGTCCTGGTCCAGCAGCCGGACGGCAGCTGGGCGGTCGTCGACCAGAACTCGACCAACGGCACCACGGTCAACAACGGCGAGGAGCCCATCCAGCCGTTCGTCCCGGTGCCGCTCCAGGACGGCGACCGGGTGCATGTGGGCGCCTGGACGACGATCACGATCCGGCACAGCTGAGCCGGACCCGTCAGTGCTTCGTCACGCGAGTGGCCAGGCGTACGGCCCTTCGGGGTCGTCAAGCCAGGCCCACTCGTGCGGCCCGCTGACGGAGACCCCGAACCGCTCGCGCACCGGCCGGTCCTCGCGCTGCCACAGGGCGAGGGCCTCGTAAGGGTCGAGGCTGCCCGCGGTCAGCTCGAGCAGGAAGCGGAACCGCTCGTCCTGCAGGGCCCTGCGCGGCAGCCCCCCGAGGTGCTGCTCGTGCGGGGCCCTTCTGCCGCCCCCGCGCAACGGCACGAAGTACGCGGGGGTGTGCAGGAAGCGGCCCTCGGCATGCTGGGCGTCCCGCGCCGTCAGCGCGATCAGGCCGGTGGCCAGCGGGGCCAGGATGCGGGCGCCGGGGCGGCACTGGGTAAGCCAGGGGCGCGGCACGGAGGTCAGGGTGCAGGTCGCGATGATCCGGTCGTAGGGAGCGCGCTCGGGGCAGCCCACGCTGCCGTCGCCGGTGACGACGGCGGGGTGGTACCCTGCGGCCGTCAGATGCCGCCGGGCGGACTCGGTGATCTCCGGGTCGAGATCGACGGTGGTGACGTGCTCCTCGCCGACCCGGTGGGACAGGAGGGCCGCGTTGTAGCCAGTGCCCGCGCCGATCTCCAGGACGTCGCAGTCACCGTCGCGCAGGTCGAGCTCCTCCAGCATCTTCGCCATCAGGGAGGGCTGGCTGCTGGACGAGAGCAGGTCTCCGTCGCGTACGCGGGTGGCGAGCGGGGCGTCCGCGTAGGCACCGCGCAGCCAGCGCGCCCGGCGTGCGGGGTCGGGGTCCTCGCCCCAGAGGCGTTCGTGGCCGCCTCCCGATGACGCGACGTAGTAGTACGGCACGAAGAGGTGCCGCGGGACGTGCTCGAACGCCGCACGAAGGCCGGGGTCCCGCGTCCAGGCACCGCTCGCCTCGATCTCGCGCACCAGGGCGGATGCGGCCTCCGCGGCGAGGAGTGGGTCGACTGTGGGTCCCATATAGCCACTGTGCTGCGGTATGGCCCGCGATGCGAGCGGTGAAACGTACCGATCCGGAGGAGATCGGTCTCACCTTGTTCCAGAGGAGATCGGTCTCACCTTGTTCCGGAGGAGATCGGTCTCACTTGCATCCAACCCGGATCGGTCCTAAGTCTTCCGTCCTCGGTCGGCACGTCTGAGACCATGGACGGTGTGAAAGAGATCCCGCGCGGCACGCTTCAGGAGCAGACCTTCTACGAACAGGTCGGCGGCGAGGAGACCTTCCGGCGCCTGGTGCACTTCTTCTACCAGGGGGTCGCGGAGGACCCGCTGCTGCGACCGATGTATCCCGAGGAGGACCTGGGCCCGGCCGAGGAGCGCCTGGCGCTGTTCCTGATGCAGTACTGGGGCGGCCCTCGCACGTACAGCGACAACCGCGGCCACCCCCGGCTTCGGATGCGGCACGCCCCGTTCACCGTCGACAGGGCCGCGCACGACGCGTGGTTGAAGCACATGCGGACCGCCGTCGACGAGCTGAAGCTCTCCGAGGAGCACGAGCGGACCCTGTGGAACTACCTGACGTACGCGGCGGCGTCCATGGTGAACTCCGAGGGCTGACGGCTCTTCGCCCTCTGCGGCTCTCTGCGGCTCTTCCGGTGGCGGTGGCCCGGCCCGTCAGGCCGGCGTCACCGAGAGGCCGCCGACTCCCGCGCGGCGCACGGCGATCGAGCCGTAGTTCGTGCGCAGCCGCAGCCACGGTCCGGACGACAGCAGGGTGAGTGACTCCCCCCGCAGGAAACCCAGGGCCTGCGCGGCATGCGCGGCCCGCACGGGCAGGCCCGTGTCCCCGATGGTCCGTGACCAGATCTCCCGGCCCAGCTGATCGAGTTCCGCCCGGACCCGCCGCTCCTGCGGCAACTCCTCGACCCGGGACTTGAATTCGGCGACCGCGGCCGCGACGAGCCCGCGCACCGCGTCCGCCGGCGGGAGCCCGCGCTCCGGCTGCCAGCCGCCGCGCGGGGGAAGAACTCCGGCCCACGGCGGCCCGGTGACGGCCTGCGGCACGAGAGTCGTTCCCGCCGTCTCGGCGGACTCCGCCGACTCCCCCACGGATTCCAGGAGTTCACCGGCGGAGACGGTGACGTCGAGCGAGGAGTCGAGCCCGTGCTCGTACGGCTTCGCGAGCCGCGCCGTACGGATGGCGAGGACTTCGAACGACGGCGGCCTGCCGAACACGGCGAGCGTGTCGCCCGCCGCCTGCAGCCGTACCGCCGCCGCCTTGTCGTAGTGGATGAGCCGGGCCAGGAAGGCGGCGAGATCCCCCGCCTCCCCGGCGTCGGCGAAGTGCAGCTGCGCCGTCATGCGACGAGCGCCTCCGGACCGTCATCGGCGGCGTCGTCCATGAAGGTCAGGAGCACGGCCTTCTCCTCGGCGGTGATCCGCCGCGGGCGCTGCGCCTCCAGGTTGAAGGGCACGACGATCGTCGTCGCCCGCACGTACACCTGCTCGGGGTCCTTGACCTCGTACGAGATGGTGAGCGAGGCAGCGCCTATCTTCGTCACCCACGACTCGATGGTCACCGGCGCGTGCCGGTGGACCAACGGCCGTACGTAGTCGATCTCATGGCGGGCCACGACGGACCCGCCCGAGAACGACGGGCTGCCGTCCCCCGGCGCGAGCCGGAACATGAAGTCGATCCGCGCTTCTTCCAAGTACCGCAGGAAGACGGCGTTGTTGACGTGCCCGAAGGCATCCATGTCCGACCACCGGAGGGGGCAGCTGTAGATATGCCGACTCATGTCAGTCTCAGCCTCGGGTGAGCTTCTTGTAGGTGGCACGGTGCGGACGGGTCGCGTCCGCACCGAGGCGCTCGACCTTGTTCTTCTCGTACGACTCGAAGTTGCCCTCGAACCAGTACCACTTGGAGTCACCCTCGTAGGCGAGGATGTGTGTGGCGACCCGGTCGAGGAACCACCGGTCGTGGGAGATGACCACGGCCGCACCGGGGAACTCGAGCAGCGCGTTCTCGAGCGAGGAGAGAGTCTCGACGTCGAGGTCGTTGGTCGGTTCGTCGAGGAGGAGGAGGTTGCCGCCCTCCTTGAGGGTCAGCGCCAGGTTGAGGCGGTTGCGCTCACCACCGGAGAGCACACCGGCCGGCTTCTGCTGGTCCGGACCCTTGAACCCGAAGGCGGAGACGTACGCCCGCGAGGGCATTTCGACCTGCCCGACATTGATGTAGTCGAGCTCGTCGCTCACGACGGCCCAGAGGGTCTTCTTCGGGTCGATGTTGGCGCGGCCCTGGTCGACGTAGCTGACCTTGACCGTGTCACCGACCTTGATGCTGCCGGAGTCCGGCTCCTCAAGGCCCTGGATCATCTTGAACAGCGTGGTCTTGCCGGCGCCGTTGGGACCGATGATGCCGACGATGCCGTTGCGAGGCAGCGAGAAGCTCAGATCATCAACAAGAACCTTGTCGCCGAAGGCCTTGGAGAGATTCTCGACCTCGACGACGATCGAGCCGAGCCGCGGGCCC
This region includes:
- a CDS encoding protein phosphatase 2C domain-containing protein; amino-acid sequence: MSQMHQQTAGAGSTCPGCEEPLESGDLFCGACGYDLSAQPAGSNDRPTVAMNGSSAAPPPDASSQWPIAPDVDSSDMPVPAHLPTDLPVTESSGGERSPNAGDARAAQGPRGAQAAQGAQGAREVRTDAPAARPAEPDEYPLPAPGAPAPGAPAPELADPRTALPDPTPPAGTKLCVACRSGRVDPDGYCENCGHAQPRERDHMEQELDAVAAVSDRGLRHHRNEDAFAISSTALPDGSPAVVAIVCDGVSSATRPDEASLAASRAANESLLAALPRGTHPQQAMHDAILAASDAVNALAAEPTRAREHSPHQNAPACTIVGSIVAGDLLVVGWVGDSRAYWVPDDRSGPTARLTEDDSWAAQMVAAGLMNEAEAYADERAHAITGWLGADAYELEPHTASFKPDRAGVVVVCTDGLWNYAEAVDEMARAVPADSAERPLHSAQVLVGHALDGGGHDNVTVAILPFRVVPQGAGSA
- a CDS encoding VWA domain-containing protein gives rise to the protein MANFSKSNVPQFSVDVYQNEYLPEGGREVNAIATVTSTGGGTVGAAVSAPHLYSAGQTPDAAVAIMVDCSGSMDYPPTKMRGARDATAAAIDAVRDGVHFAVIGGTHVAKEVYPGDGRLAVADSRTRDQAKQALRKLSAGGGTAIGTWLRLADRLLSSADVSIRHGIVLTDGRNEHESPEDLQASLDACAGRFTCDARGVGTDWEVKEVTGIASALLGTADIVADPSGLSADFTQMMEAAMGKEVADVSLRLWTPLGAEIKFVKQVAPTVEELTERRTEAGPRAGDYPTGSWGDESRDYHICVEVPNAELGQEMLAARVSLIVPQPDGSAQTLSQGLVRAVWTDDMSASTSINPQVAHYTGQAELAQVIQQGLDARKSGDMDGATAKLGRAVQLASASGNEDTAKLLSKVVDVVDAVAGTVRLKARVAEADEMTLETRSTKTVRVKK
- a CDS encoding FHA domain-containing protein, whose amino-acid sequence is MPTCPNGHQSGSDDWCEVCGHRMAGAVPPPPPPPPGAPGYGYPPPPGPGQDAGYGYPQQNQGRPHLSSVPDQAAEAELCPQCRTPREANAPFCEECRWNFLTNTATSYTPAAPHPPNPAQQFQQPPGQPHGTQPGQQPHGTQPGQDPFGYQGSRPSQMNRPAEPIPPFGNGNPSGQVPPPYGGEAPPPPYSGDPSGPPPQAFQQQGPPAPPAFPQETGTPPPPGPGPSGPGGPSFGGGGDDWVLPPPSTSAPGPGAPQAPEQGEWGQQQPGQQQPQQTQAPQGPPGYQAVPGPSTGTVSWSATIGPDREYFMAMMHRSGPEASGLNLPAYSPEQQRPLAGNQITIGRRRHSTGDTPDIDLSVPPEDPGVSHQHAVLVQQPDGSWAVVDQNSTNGTTVNNGEEPIQPFVPVPLQDGDRVHVGAWTTITIRHS
- a CDS encoding methyltransferase domain-containing protein, with amino-acid sequence MGPTVDPLLAAEAASALVREIEASGAWTRDPGLRAAFEHVPRHLFVPYYYVASSGGGHERLWGEDPDPARRARWLRGAYADAPLATRVRDGDLLSSSSQPSLMAKMLEELDLRDGDCDVLEIGAGTGYNAALLSHRVGEEHVTTVDLDPEITESARRHLTAAGYHPAVVTGDGSVGCPERAPYDRIIATCTLTSVPRPWLTQCRPGARILAPLATGLIALTARDAQHAEGRFLHTPAYFVPLRGGGRRAPHEQHLGGLPRRALQDERFRFLLELTAGSLDPYEALALWQREDRPVRERFGVSVSGPHEWAWLDDPEGPYAWPLA
- a CDS encoding globin, with amino-acid sequence MDGVKEIPRGTLQEQTFYEQVGGEETFRRLVHFFYQGVAEDPLLRPMYPEEDLGPAEERLALFLMQYWGGPRTYSDNRGHPRLRMRHAPFTVDRAAHDAWLKHMRTAVDELKLSEEHERTLWNYLTYAAASMVNSEG
- a CDS encoding thioesterase family protein; the protein is MSRHIYSCPLRWSDMDAFGHVNNAVFLRYLEEARIDFMFRLAPGDGSPSFSGGSVVARHEIDYVRPLVHRHAPVTIESWVTKIGAASLTISYEVKDPEQVYVRATTIVVPFNLEAQRPRRITAEEKAVLLTFMDDAADDGPEALVA